The following are from one region of the Arachis duranensis cultivar V14167 chromosome 10, aradu.V14167.gnm2.J7QH, whole genome shotgun sequence genome:
- the LOC107469616 gene encoding stearoyl-[acyl-carrier-protein] 9-desaturase, chloroplastic, producing MALRLNPNPSQKLFLSPSSSSSSSSSSFSLPQMASLRSPRFRMASTLRTGSKEVENLKKPFTPPREVHVQVTHSMPPQKIEIFKSLEGWAEENILTLLKPVEKCWQPQDYLPEPSEDGFEEQVRELRARAKELPDDYFVVLVGDMITEEALPTYQTMLNTLDGVRDETGASLTSWAVWTRAWTAEENRHGDLLNKYLYLSGRVDLRQIEKTIQYLIGSGMDPRTENSPYLGFIYTSFQERATFISHGNTARLAKEHGDMKLAQICGMIASDEKRHETAYTKIVEKLFEIDPDGTVMAFADMMRKKIAMPAHLMYDGRDDNLFENYSAVAQRIGVYTAKDYADILEFLVGRWKVADLTGLSGEGRKAQDYVCGLPPRIRRLEERAQGRAKESPRLKFSWIYDREVQL from the exons ATGGCTCTGAGGCTGAACCCTAACCCTTCACAGaagctctttctctctccttcttcatcatcatcttcttcttcttcatcgttCTCGCTTCCTCAAATGGCTAGCCTCAGATCTCCAAGGTTCCGCATGGCCTCCACCCTCCGCACTGGTTCCAA agAGGTTGAAAATCTCAAGAAGCCTTTCACGCCTCCCCGAGAGGTACATGTTCAAGTAACCCACTCCATGCCACCCCAGAAGATTGAGATTTTCAAATCGTTAGAGGGTTGGGCTGAGGAGAACATTTTGACTCTCCTCAAACCTGTAGAGAAGTGCTGGCAGCCACAGGACTATTTACCAGAACCTTCAGAGGATGGATTTGAGGAGCAAGTGAGGGAACTGAGAGCAAGGGCAAAAGAGCTTCCTGATGATTACTTTGTTGTTCTGGTCGGAGACATGATCACTGAAGAAGCCCTTCCTACTTACCAGACAATGCTTAATACTCTCGACGGGGTTCGAGATGAAACAGGTGCCAGCCTTACTTCCTGGGCAGTTTGGACAAGGGCATGGACTGCGGAGGAAAATAGACATGGTGATCTTCTTAACAAGTATCTTTACTTGTCTGGCCGCGTTGACTTGAGGCAAATTGAGAAGACAATTCAGTACTTGATTGGCTCTGGAATG GATCCTCGGACCGAGAACAGCCCCTACCTTGGTTTCATTTATACTTCATTTCAAGAGAGGGCCACCTTTATATCCCATGGGAACACAGCTAGGCTGGCAAAGGAACATGGGGATATGAAGTTGGCACAAATATGTGGTATGATTGCCTCAGATGAGAAACGCCACGAGACTGCATACACAAAGATAGTGGAGAAGCTGTTTGAGATCGATCCTGATGGAACTGTAATGGCTTTTGCTGACATGATGAGGAAGAAAATAGCTATGCCGGCACACTTGATGTATGATGGCCGTGATGACAACCTGTTCGAAAACTATTCTGCCGTCGCTCAGCGCATCGGAGTCTACACTGCCAAGGACTATGCTGATATCCTTGAATTTCTTGTGGGGCGGTGGAAGGTGGCAGACCTAACCGGACTCTCTGGTGAGGGAAGGAAAGCTCAGGATTATGTTTGTGGGCTGCCGCCAAGAATCCGAAGGCTGGAGGAGAGAGCTCAAGGAAGAGCCAAGGAATCCCCAAGACTTAAATTCAGTTGGATTTACGATAGGGAAGTGCAACTCTAA